One stretch of Tachysurus fulvidraco isolate hzauxx_2018 chromosome 12, HZAU_PFXX_2.0, whole genome shotgun sequence DNA includes these proteins:
- the tmem121aa gene encoding transmembrane protein 121 codes for MVLPSPDKQHVCLTTIIIMMSMAVMDAYLVEQNLGPRKIGVCIIVLVGDICFLIVLRYVAVWVGAEVRTAKRGYSMILWFLYIFVLEIKLYFVFQNYKAERQSMETVTRKALTLLLSVCVPGLYFVLVALDSMAHMRTFRKKEDMRGRLFWVALDLLDILDIQANLWEPQQTGLPIWAEGLMFFYCYILLLILPCISLSEISLQVEHMSPQKMMLYPVLSLVGINIVTTLIRGVNMVLFQDSRVSTIFIGKNVVALATKACTFLEYHRQAKEFTPQDPVTIAMETQQNSVPHNEKLPNTTTSFPEESSSPHEITDT; via the coding sequence ATGGTTTTGCCTTCCCCTGACAAACAGCATGTCTGTTTAACTACCATAATCATCATGATGAGCATGGCTGTCATGGATGCGTACCTGGTGGAGCAGAACCTGGGTCCACGTAAGATTGGCGTTTGCATCATTGTATTGGTAGGGGACATTTGTTTCCTCATAGTTTTGCGCTATGTAGCTGTTTGGGTAGGGGCTGAGGTGAGGACTGCAAAGCGTGGCTATTCTATGATCCTCTGGTTCCTTTATATCTTTGTTCTGGAGATAAAACTGTACTTTGTTTTTCAAAACTACAAGGCAGAGCGCCAGAGTATGGAGACTGTCACACGGAAAGCTTTGACTCTGCTACTCTCAGTTTGTGTTCCAGGGCTGTATTTTGTCCTGGTGGCCCTGGATAGCATGGCGCACATGAGAACTTTTCGGAAAAAAGAAGACATGCGAGGTAGATTGTTCTGGGTGGCACTGGACTTGTTGGACATACTGGATATCCAGGCCAACTTGTGGGAACCACAGCAAACCGGACTGCCCATCTGGGCTGAGGGACTAATGTTCTTCTATTGTTACATTCTTCTGCTTATTCTGCCATGTATATCTCTCAGTGAGATCAGTTTGCAGGTTGAGCACATGTCTCCACAGAAGATGATGCTTTACCCTGTCCTCAGTCTTGTTGGCATTAATATTGTTACTACTCTTATTCGTGGGGTCAATATGGTGCTTTTCCAAGACAGTCGAGTGTCCACCATCTTTATTGGTAAGAACGTAGTGGCCTTAGCCACCAAGGCCTGCACATTCCTGGAGTATCATCGGCAGGCTAAAGAGTTCACGCCACAAGACCCTGTAACCATTGCTATGGAGACACAGCAGAACTCAGTGCCACACAATGAAAAGCTGCCAAATACTACCACTAGCTTTCCAGAAGAGTCATCATCCCCCCATGAGATCACTGACACGTGA